One region of Glycine max cultivar Williams 82 chromosome 9, Glycine_max_v4.0, whole genome shotgun sequence genomic DNA includes:
- the LOC100792618 gene encoding probable fructokinase-7 isoform X4 produces MLIDFVPMVGGVSLAEAPAFKKAPGGAPANVAVGISRLGSSSAFIGKVGADEFGYMLADILKQNNVETSGMRFDSNARTALAFVTLRADGEREFLFFRNPSADMLLQESELDKDLLKKARIFHYGSISLIDEPCKSAHLAAMSIAKNSGCILSYDPNLRLALWPSADAARKGIMDIWDQADVIKISEDEITFLTGGDDPYDDNVVLKKLFHPNLKLLIVTEGSQGCRYYTKAFKGRVSGVKVKPVDTTGAGDAFVSGILHCIASDQTIFQDEKRLRKALYFANVCGALTVTQRGAIPALPTKEAILQFLLEAAVI; encoded by the exons ATGTTAATAGACTTTGTTCCAATGGTGGGAGGAGTGTCACTGGCTGAAGCACCCGCTTTCAAGAAAGCTCCTGGTGGTGCTCCTGCCAATGTGGCTGTTGGTATCTCTAGACTAGGAAGTTCATCTGCTTTCATAGGCAAG GTTGGAGCAGATGAATTTGGGTACATGTTGGCTGACATTTTAAAGCAGAACAATGTTGAGACTTCTGGCATGCGGTTTGACTCTAATGCAAGAACTGCATTAGCTTTTGTTACACTTAGAGCGGATGGCGAACGTGAGTTCTTGTTTTTCCGCAATCCAAGCGCTGATATGCTCCTTCAAGAGTCAGAACTTGATAAAGATCTCCTAAAGAAG GCTAGAATATTCCATTATGGCTCCATCAGCTTGATTGATGAGCCATGCAAGTCAGCTCACCTTGCTGCTATGAGCATTGCCAAAAACTCTGGTTGCATTCTATCATATGATCCAAATTTGAGATTGGCTCTATGGCCTTCTGCAGACGCCGCTCGGAAAGGCATAATGGATATATGGGATCAAGCTGATGTCATAAAG ATAAGTGAGGATGAGATTACATTTTTGACTGGTGGTGATGATCCCTATGATGATAATGTAGTTTTGAAGAAACTTTTTCACCCAAATCTCAAGCTTTTAATCGTTACTGAAGGTTCACAGGGTTGCAGATATTACACCAAG GCATTTAAAGGCAGGGTTTCAGGTGTTAAAGTTAAACCTGTAGACACAACTGGAGCTGGCGATGCATTTGTTAGTGGGATTTTACACTGCATAGCTTCTGACCAAACTATTTTTcag GATGAGAAACGTCTTCGAAAGGCTTTATATTTTGCCAATGTATGTGGTGCCCTCACTGTAACTCAGAGAGGTGCAATTCCTGCACTACCTACAAAGGAAGCTATCTTGCAATTCTTACTAGAAGCAGCTGTAATTTAA
- the LOC100792618 gene encoding probable fructokinase-7 isoform X3, which yields MGQSNDLTKEDCKETSSVVVCFGEMLIDFVPMVGGVSLAEAPAFKKAPGGAPANVAVGISRLGSSSAFIGKVGADEFGYMLADILKQNNVETSGMRFDSNARTALAFVTLRADGEREFLFFRNPSADMLLQESELDKDLLKKARIFHYGSISLIDEPCKSAHLAAMSIAKNSGCILSYDPNLRLALWPSADAARKGIMDIWDQADVIKISEDEITFLTGGDDPYDDNVVLKKLFHPNLKLLIVTEGSQGCRYYTKAFKGRVSGVKVKPVDTTGAGDAFVSGILHCIASDQTIFQDEKRLRKALYFANVCGALTVTQRGAIPALPTKEAILQFLLEAAVI from the exons ATGG GTCAATCCAATGATCTCACAAAAGAAGATTGCAAGGAAACAAGTTCAGTGGTTGTTTGCTTCGGGGAAATGTTAATAGACTTTGTTCCAATGGTGGGAGGAGTGTCACTGGCTGAAGCACCCGCTTTCAAGAAAGCTCCTGGTGGTGCTCCTGCCAATGTGGCTGTTGGTATCTCTAGACTAGGAAGTTCATCTGCTTTCATAGGCAAG GTTGGAGCAGATGAATTTGGGTACATGTTGGCTGACATTTTAAAGCAGAACAATGTTGAGACTTCTGGCATGCGGTTTGACTCTAATGCAAGAACTGCATTAGCTTTTGTTACACTTAGAGCGGATGGCGAACGTGAGTTCTTGTTTTTCCGCAATCCAAGCGCTGATATGCTCCTTCAAGAGTCAGAACTTGATAAAGATCTCCTAAAGAAG GCTAGAATATTCCATTATGGCTCCATCAGCTTGATTGATGAGCCATGCAAGTCAGCTCACCTTGCTGCTATGAGCATTGCCAAAAACTCTGGTTGCATTCTATCATATGATCCAAATTTGAGATTGGCTCTATGGCCTTCTGCAGACGCCGCTCGGAAAGGCATAATGGATATATGGGATCAAGCTGATGTCATAAAG ATAAGTGAGGATGAGATTACATTTTTGACTGGTGGTGATGATCCCTATGATGATAATGTAGTTTTGAAGAAACTTTTTCACCCAAATCTCAAGCTTTTAATCGTTACTGAAGGTTCACAGGGTTGCAGATATTACACCAAG GCATTTAAAGGCAGGGTTTCAGGTGTTAAAGTTAAACCTGTAGACACAACTGGAGCTGGCGATGCATTTGTTAGTGGGATTTTACACTGCATAGCTTCTGACCAAACTATTTTTcag GATGAGAAACGTCTTCGAAAGGCTTTATATTTTGCCAATGTATGTGGTGCCCTCACTGTAACTCAGAGAGGTGCAATTCCTGCACTACCTACAAAGGAAGCTATCTTGCAATTCTTACTAGAAGCAGCTGTAATTTAA
- the LOC100792618 gene encoding probable fructokinase-7 isoform X1 encodes MAHPTSSSGQSNDLTKEDCKETSSVVVCFGEMLIDFVPMVGGVSLAEAPAFKKAPGGAPANVAVGISRLGSSSAFIGKVGADEFGYMLADILKQNNVETSGMRFDSNARTALAFVTLRADGEREFLFFRNPSADMLLQESELDKDLLKKARIFHYGSISLIDEPCKSAHLAAMSIAKNSGCILSYDPNLRLALWPSADAARKGIMDIWDQADVIKISEDEITFLTGGDDPYDDNVVLKKLFHPNLKLLIVTEGSQGCRYYTKAFKGRVSGVKVKPVDTTGAGDAFVSGILHCIASDQTIFQDEKRLRKALYFANVCGALTVTQRGAIPALPTKEAILQFLLEAAVI; translated from the exons ATGGCTCACCCCACCTCATCATCAG GTCAATCCAATGATCTCACAAAAGAAGATTGCAAGGAAACAAGTTCAGTGGTTGTTTGCTTCGGGGAAATGTTAATAGACTTTGTTCCAATGGTGGGAGGAGTGTCACTGGCTGAAGCACCCGCTTTCAAGAAAGCTCCTGGTGGTGCTCCTGCCAATGTGGCTGTTGGTATCTCTAGACTAGGAAGTTCATCTGCTTTCATAGGCAAG GTTGGAGCAGATGAATTTGGGTACATGTTGGCTGACATTTTAAAGCAGAACAATGTTGAGACTTCTGGCATGCGGTTTGACTCTAATGCAAGAACTGCATTAGCTTTTGTTACACTTAGAGCGGATGGCGAACGTGAGTTCTTGTTTTTCCGCAATCCAAGCGCTGATATGCTCCTTCAAGAGTCAGAACTTGATAAAGATCTCCTAAAGAAG GCTAGAATATTCCATTATGGCTCCATCAGCTTGATTGATGAGCCATGCAAGTCAGCTCACCTTGCTGCTATGAGCATTGCCAAAAACTCTGGTTGCATTCTATCATATGATCCAAATTTGAGATTGGCTCTATGGCCTTCTGCAGACGCCGCTCGGAAAGGCATAATGGATATATGGGATCAAGCTGATGTCATAAAG ATAAGTGAGGATGAGATTACATTTTTGACTGGTGGTGATGATCCCTATGATGATAATGTAGTTTTGAAGAAACTTTTTCACCCAAATCTCAAGCTTTTAATCGTTACTGAAGGTTCACAGGGTTGCAGATATTACACCAAG GCATTTAAAGGCAGGGTTTCAGGTGTTAAAGTTAAACCTGTAGACACAACTGGAGCTGGCGATGCATTTGTTAGTGGGATTTTACACTGCATAGCTTCTGACCAAACTATTTTTcag GATGAGAAACGTCTTCGAAAGGCTTTATATTTTGCCAATGTATGTGGTGCCCTCACTGTAACTCAGAGAGGTGCAATTCCTGCACTACCTACAAAGGAAGCTATCTTGCAATTCTTACTAGAAGCAGCTGTAATTTAA
- the LOC100792618 gene encoding probable fructokinase-7 isoform X2, producing MDGQSNDLTKEDCKETSSVVVCFGEMLIDFVPMVGGVSLAEAPAFKKAPGGAPANVAVGISRLGSSSAFIGKVGADEFGYMLADILKQNNVETSGMRFDSNARTALAFVTLRADGEREFLFFRNPSADMLLQESELDKDLLKKARIFHYGSISLIDEPCKSAHLAAMSIAKNSGCILSYDPNLRLALWPSADAARKGIMDIWDQADVIKISEDEITFLTGGDDPYDDNVVLKKLFHPNLKLLIVTEGSQGCRYYTKAFKGRVSGVKVKPVDTTGAGDAFVSGILHCIASDQTIFQDEKRLRKALYFANVCGALTVTQRGAIPALPTKEAILQFLLEAAVI from the exons ATGGATG GTCAATCCAATGATCTCACAAAAGAAGATTGCAAGGAAACAAGTTCAGTGGTTGTTTGCTTCGGGGAAATGTTAATAGACTTTGTTCCAATGGTGGGAGGAGTGTCACTGGCTGAAGCACCCGCTTTCAAGAAAGCTCCTGGTGGTGCTCCTGCCAATGTGGCTGTTGGTATCTCTAGACTAGGAAGTTCATCTGCTTTCATAGGCAAG GTTGGAGCAGATGAATTTGGGTACATGTTGGCTGACATTTTAAAGCAGAACAATGTTGAGACTTCTGGCATGCGGTTTGACTCTAATGCAAGAACTGCATTAGCTTTTGTTACACTTAGAGCGGATGGCGAACGTGAGTTCTTGTTTTTCCGCAATCCAAGCGCTGATATGCTCCTTCAAGAGTCAGAACTTGATAAAGATCTCCTAAAGAAG GCTAGAATATTCCATTATGGCTCCATCAGCTTGATTGATGAGCCATGCAAGTCAGCTCACCTTGCTGCTATGAGCATTGCCAAAAACTCTGGTTGCATTCTATCATATGATCCAAATTTGAGATTGGCTCTATGGCCTTCTGCAGACGCCGCTCGGAAAGGCATAATGGATATATGGGATCAAGCTGATGTCATAAAG ATAAGTGAGGATGAGATTACATTTTTGACTGGTGGTGATGATCCCTATGATGATAATGTAGTTTTGAAGAAACTTTTTCACCCAAATCTCAAGCTTTTAATCGTTACTGAAGGTTCACAGGGTTGCAGATATTACACCAAG GCATTTAAAGGCAGGGTTTCAGGTGTTAAAGTTAAACCTGTAGACACAACTGGAGCTGGCGATGCATTTGTTAGTGGGATTTTACACTGCATAGCTTCTGACCAAACTATTTTTcag GATGAGAAACGTCTTCGAAAGGCTTTATATTTTGCCAATGTATGTGGTGCCCTCACTGTAACTCAGAGAGGTGCAATTCCTGCACTACCTACAAAGGAAGCTATCTTGCAATTCTTACTAGAAGCAGCTGTAATTTAA